The stretch of DNA CACACGACACGCACGTAGGCGACTTCAATTTATCTTTCAGTCGTGACCGTCCCTGCGTAATGCAGCCTTAAGAGGCAGTCGCCCTCCCTGCCTTCTGCGTTCGCCAGAAATATTCAAGCCGTAGACGCAAGAACACTTGATCAGTTGCGGTGGATTCAGAACCATTAACTCCAGCGTATCTGCAGATGAGAGAAGCGAGGGCATACTTGATATGCACACAAGACAAGCGCGGCCTCGTTCAGCCCACTATTTTCCCTGGAAACAACTCCGTGCGAAGCACACGACAGGAAAGCTGACCGTATCCCTGCACAAACACATTGGCGTGTGCAAGGCTTCTACGGCCGCCTGCGTAAGCGACACGCTATTGTCGCTCAGGTGAGTGTAAGTAGTGAGAGGCTGCGTCAACCCTATAATGGGTGACTCAGGACGTGAAACTCAGTCTACCACTGGAACGACGTCGAACTGCGTTCTCTCGTGTGTAGGCTGCTCCTGGAGTCGTCCCAAGTGAGCCGTTTCCAGTCGCGAGGCTTCCGATGCATAGTACCGTCATCCAAGGGGTTCGCTTGCAACGCTAGAGACTCTACGGGTTTATGCGGTAATGCACTTGAAACAAGGCAAAAAAAAAATATGCGGTTCTCGTGGCGTTGGCTACAGGTCTTGGTGCAGATTCGCCGTCACCCATCGGGTCAGCCGTTTCCCCATCGCGTGGCCTTGAAGCTCCGACTCACAAATGTTTCTTCAGACGATGGAGCCGCACGCCATACATACTATAGAGTTGATATAGGAAAAGTCTTCGGTATAAGGAGAATAGCTCCTTCAGAACGATGCCAGGGTTCGTCACTTTAGAGAAGCAAAGATCAAGGCAAGTCGCCAGAAATAGCTCCAGAGAGCGATAAGGtgaggcgaagaaagcgaaaaaacaACGAGAATTGGATAGCGAAAGCAGGGCGATAAGCGAGTTCCTTTGACCACACCTGCAGAGTCTTTCCAGAAACCACTGGGGAATCTATGGCAAACCTACACAAGTATGGAGCGACGCCAACGAGAACCCACAATCACGTATTCAATTCATCCTTTCCTCAAAACGCGGTAGTACCCCGACACTGGGCGAGCCCCGTTCAGGGGAGGACACGAGCCGAATTGTTCGTTGCCCTCATCACGCGGCCGCTGAGAGGCACAGGGCTGACTTCGTCGCGCAACCAAACGCGCACAGCCTGCGAAGGAACAACAGAAAAGGGGCGCAAAGACTATCACCCCGGGAGCAAATCTGTGCAGCTTTCACGCCAGAGACTTCAGAAGACATACGGCGACCAATGCGAACCCAGCAGCTTACTCTCTGATGCTATGCTCGCTGACGTATGTATCGGAATCGATACACAGAATATGAGGCTCCGGTTTGCGCGAAGACAGCCTCAGGCAGCGTGTGCCACGAGATATCCTGCACAGTCTAAGAAAACTAATGCCGATCGTCCTACACAAAACATGAAGAAAAGAAATTTCCAGTTTGGTTCTTACGTTTGTGAAAGCTCTGAATTCTTCGTAGTTCATGCTCTTTGGCGTGGCATCGATGATTCCCCCTTTCAAGTTCCCGCCAGGAGGCGCAAGGCCTTTGACACCTAATAACTTCATAAtccgagcgcctcctccccagTTTTCGTAGAAACGTCCGCTCTCGTAGAACTCGCAGAGCTGCCGGAACTCGACAGCGGGCGCGTTTTTGGCTTTCACTGTCTCCTTGGCTTCGCCAGCAAGTTCTCGTTCTAGAATACCGGACCGCACCAGGGCTTGGAAGAGCCGCTGAGTGGACACCGTTCGCCCGCGCTTATTCTgagcgcccgcgtcgtctcctgccgcgcctagagcctccgcggcgttctGGAAAACTGCGAACAGATCAGAGTCTCGAATGCGTTGCACAGCGATCCCAGCCTCCGACGAAGGCCTGCCGCTCGCAGAAGAGCCAGAatgcgacgcagaggagggcgcgcgaaagAATGAAGACGCCGGTGGAGACGATGGAAGGGACCCTGTCGACAAACGAGCCAGAGACAACCGAAAGAAGGAACCCGGGTGCATCGCAAGCCCTCGTCGGTGGAACTGGGAGGCGCCGGAGAAGGCTCTCCGCGCATGATTCACTGGACACGCAGCATGACTGGAGgtggagcgcgaggcagacaaCGAGTTCAagcgtgcagagagagaaggacaCAAGCGACGAGCACTGCGGAGCGGAAACGACGCCGAAGCCAACATGGCTTCTAGAAATGCTGAACACACCTTAGCAGAGCTGTGTCGTGCGCATACAAACTCGCTCGAGCAGGGCCCGCAACCTCAAACTGCAGCAGGCACGCATCGGCAATTCGGAAGGCAACAGCTTGAAaagtctttgtttattcgatttgagggagcacataagatcatcgaatttaacaGTATGCCCCTGAAGGTAACGGTACCAGCTGTAAACAAAagactccttaacttaaatTGAGAAatcaagtaggtacaaaccgtataaggattaattatgtccatctgtgcatctaaaTTGAGACTAGAAAACGTGTTTACAGTATCGGAGACAAACGCGGGAAACATGCTCACCAATGTAAGCAcagcgcgcgcatgcgcagaagaGAT from Besnoitia besnoiti strain Bb-Ger1 chromosome V, whole genome shotgun sequence encodes:
- a CDS encoding hypothetical protein (encoded by transcript BESB_062940): MLASASFPLRSARRLCPSLSARLNSLSASRSTSSHAACPVNHARRAFSGASQFHRRGLAMHPGSFFRLSLARLSTGSLPSSPPASSFFRAPSSASHSGSSASGRPSSEAGIAVQRIRDSDLFAVFQNAAEALGAAGDDAGAQNKRGRTVSTQRLFQALVRSGILERELAGEAKETVKAKNAPAVEFRQLCEFYESGRFYENWGGGARIMKLLGVKGLAPPGGNLKGGIIDATPKSMNYEEFRAFTNAVRVWLRDEVSPVPLSGRVMRATNNSARVLP